Proteins found in one bacterium genomic segment:
- a CDS encoding SpoIID/LytB domain-containing protein produces the protein MAKEKNLLVSSSGYYEITSPDGKIIRRYETPLSLEANHRLIKIEGYGIFQPPIIIEPINSHIIIGKRRYRGDIEININQGNLLAINIIDIENYLYGVIKMEINPKWPFETVKAQAVIARTFVYRNLGKHRKEGFDLCNSVHCQVYAGINAEDERAISAVDETKGEFLYYGDSLAYVYYHSVCGGRTGNSAYTWEGGKYIPYLSGVVCPYCSKAPDYHWKAKIKSIEIEKRLSLRKIYSISKYPENGRCEKIIIKHSRGNYQMLGSKFRKAMGENLIRSTLFDIEQTKDSFVFTGKGYGHGVGLCQWGAKEMGKLGFTYYEILSFYFPGCEIKRVSEE, from the coding sequence GTGGCAAAGGAAAAGAATCTTCTTGTTTCTTCCTCTGGATACTATGAAATAACCAGCCCTGATGGAAAAATTATAAGGAGATATGAGACCCCTCTTTCTTTAGAAGCAAATCATCGTCTTATAAAAATAGAAGGCTACGGCATTTTTCAGCCACCTATAATAATTGAGCCAATAAATTCACATATCATAATTGGAAAAAGAAGGTATCGGGGAGATATTGAAATAAATATAAATCAGGGGAATCTGCTTGCTATCAACATCATTGATATTGAAAATTACCTCTATGGCGTGATCAAGATGGAGATAAACCCAAAATGGCCTTTTGAGACAGTAAAGGCTCAGGCTGTTATTGCCAGGACATTTGTCTATAGAAACCTTGGAAAGCATAGGAAAGAAGGCTTTGACCTGTGCAATTCTGTTCATTGCCAGGTCTATGCTGGAATAAATGCTGAGGATGAAAGGGCGATCTCTGCTGTAGATGAGACAAAGGGAGAGTTTCTTTATTATGGAGATAGCCTTGCCTATGTTTATTATCATTCAGTTTGCGGGGGAAGGACAGGAAATTCGGCTTACACCTGGGAGGGAGGAAAATATATCCCCTATCTTTCTGGTGTGGTCTGTCCATATTGTTCTAAGGCACCAGATTACCATTGGAAGGCAAAGATTAAATCAATAGAAATAGAAAAAAGGCTTAGTCTTAGAAAGATTTATTCAATAAGCAAATACCCCGAAAATGGAAGGTGTGAGAAGATAATCATAAAGCATTCAAGGGGAAATTACCAAATGCTAGGTTCTAAATTTAGAAAGGCAATGGGAGAAAATCTTATAAGAAGCACATTGTTTGATATAGAGCAAACAAAAGATTCTTTTGTCTTTACTGGAAAAGGATATGGACATGGTGTAGGTCTATGCCAATGGGGAGCAAAGGAAATGGGAAAGCTTGGTTTTACATACTATGAGATACTTTCTTTCTATTTTCCAGGTTGTGAGATAAAGAGGGTTTCTGAGGAATAA
- a CDS encoding type IV pilus twitching motility protein PilT, with translation MYEISDLLIICKERGASDIHLSSGAYPLLRIHGALTPVDNEIYTKDRVHEMIYEILTDERKAQFEEKHEIDFAIELAEIGRFRVNAFYQRRGEGAAFRIIPTKIKSIEELGLPPVCGSLARSKKGLILVTGPTGSGKSTTLASMVDIINSEREDHILTIEDPIEFVHENKKCLVNQREVGPHTNSFAIALRSALREDPDVILVGEMRDLETIQMALTAAETGHVVFATLHTNSAPQTIDRIVDVFPPHQQQQIRTQLSEALVAVISQTLIPTIDGKGRVVACEIMVATPAIRNLIREGKTHQMPSIIQTGAKDGMQSMDQCLKMLVMKNKITKEDAYLRAVDKASFGMAPPSPTLSRPMEQPPPQRPAPSPTPGVAPFSSLQKPSINIPGMPPSSSAQRPI, from the coding sequence ATGTACGAAATATCCGACCTTTTAATCATATGCAAGGAAAGGGGGGCATCCGATATCCACCTTTCCTCGGGTGCATATCCCCTTTTAAGGATCCACGGTGCACTTACACCCGTAGATAATGAAATATATACCAAAGATAGGGTTCATGAAATGATTTATGAGATTCTAACCGATGAAAGAAAGGCGCAATTTGAAGAAAAGCATGAGATAGACTTTGCCATTGAACTAGCTGAGATTGGAAGATTCAGGGTTAATGCATTCTATCAAAGAAGGGGGGAGGGTGCAGCATTTAGAATTATTCCTACAAAGATAAAAAGCATTGAGGAATTGGGTTTGCCTCCGGTTTGCGGAAGTCTTGCCCGTTCCAAAAAGGGGCTTATTTTGGTTACCGGGCCAACCGGAAGTGGAAAATCAACCACCCTCGCCTCAATGGTTGATATTATTAACTCTGAAAGGGAAGACCATATCTTAACCATTGAAGACCCAATTGAGTTTGTCCATGAGAATAAGAAATGCCTGGTTAATCAAAGGGAGGTTGGTCCACATACAAATTCCTTTGCCATTGCCTTAAGGAGTGCATTAAGGGAAGACCCTGATGTTATCCTGGTTGGTGAAATGAGAGACTTAGAAACAATCCAGATGGCATTAACCGCCGCAGAGACAGGACATGTTGTCTTTGCAACCTTACATACAAATTCAGCACCCCAGACAATTGACAGAATTGTTGATGTATTTCCACCCCACCAGCAACAGCAAATAAGGACACAGCTTTCAGAGGCTCTGGTTGCGGTTATTTCCCAGACCCTTATTCCCACAATAGATGGCAAAGGTCGGGTGGTTGCCTGTGAGATTATGGTGGCAACACCTGCGATAAGGAATCTTATAAGGGAGGGAAAGACCCATCAGATGCCCTCAATAATCCAGACAGGAGCAAAGGATGGGATGCAATCAATGGACCAATGCTTAAAGATGCTAGTAATGAAAAACAAGATAACAAAGGAGGATGCATATCTTAGGGCAGTTGATAAAGCAAGCTTTGGAATGGCACCCCCTTCTCCTACTTTAAGTAGACCAATGGAACAGCCTCCACCTCAAAGGCCAGCGCCAAGCCCGACTCCTGGTGTAGCCCCATTCTCTTCTCTCCAAAAACCATCAATCAATATACCTGGTATGCCCCCATCTTCTTCTGCTCAAAGACCTATCTAA